The following proteins come from a genomic window of Crassostrea angulata isolate pt1a10 chromosome 1, ASM2561291v2, whole genome shotgun sequence:
- the LOC128192747 gene encoding DNA-binding protein Ikaros-like, which produces MDSTEVSPSLLANAKSAYRNGLYSSEDSSSYEGLKRKSADSEHFVVKRGRFMPSGSEIYSPGSLNSASVSDIFQTAFKCDCCDRIFSNRDSYAMHVMMRVKNDACKQQSEVSNGEKEQWRKLGERARVEKQVKGDLPSPKPDVLTADLNKASYIDVTNSTEKDEYLQSFLEQSVERLCNQNMALLLKDSRKCMICHEVCADKDALAMHVMSHHTNGLSAFSTQNRHTDDKISPLSMRMPASFVRLMQGSTTEEKKSTKAAQKKLWCEFCKIDFVDHDSLAMHILNHTLSEVNEKEKREGSPMIKASPQFNIWEASRKFASYNELPDSPLDLVRKREALPSSAFQKRNERNEHFADTKQKMIANEHEEASVKITDYPASPRQIQRCASVPDMRQTIPEVPGRPASAEGIGKRYEYVLDDASIECVSKEKSTKESPTDLSKPKEAAKPEELVEKRSLAEVHPENDKRPSSAVMEEFGNPHELFKHLNKPVYFCRFCDIIFLNRTTFYLHKGLHNVNNPWQCNMCGQTFSDVHDFSAHVIHP; this is translated from the exons ATGGACAGCACAGAAGTGAGTCCTTCACTCCTGGCCAACGCAAAATCAGCGTACAGAAACGGGCTGTATTCTAGCGAGGACAGCTCTTCTTATGAAGGACTAAAGAGGAAGTCTGCGGATTCGGAACACTTCGTTGTGAAACGGGGGCGATTCATGCCTTCCGGGTCGGAGATATACTCGCCAG GCTCTCTTAATTCCGCCTCAGTCAGCGATATTTTTCAAACCGCCTTTAAATGTGATTGCTGTGACCGGATTTTTTCTAATAGGGATTCCTATGCCATGCACGTTATGATGCGCGTGAAAAACGACGCTTGCAAACAGCAAAGTGAAGTATCCAATGGAGAAAAAGAACAATGGAGAAAACTTGGAGAGAGGGCCAGAGTAGAAAAACAAGTTAAGGGAGACCTCCCAAGTCCTAAGCCCGACGTTTTGACGGCTGATCTTAACAAAGCTTCTTACATTGATGTAACAAATTCTACCGAAAAAGACGAATATCTTCAATCTTTTCTTGAACAATCCGTTGAAAGACTCTGCAATCAGAATATGGCTTTGTTATTGAAAGACTCAAGAAAATGCATGATATGTCACGAAGTTTGCGCAGATAAAGATGCCCTTGCTATGCACGTTATGTCCCATCATACCAATGGACTGTCCGCATTTTCGACTCAAAACAGGCACACTGACGATAAAATCAGCCCTTTGTCCATGCGCATGCCTGCTTCTTTTGTGCGACTGATGCAAGGCTCAACTACGGaggaaaagaaatcaacaaaagCAGCCCAGAAGAAACTTTGGTGTGAGTTTTGTAAAATAGATTTTGTCGACCACGACTCCTTGGCAATGCATATATTGAATCATACTTTATCTGaagtaaatgaaaaagaaaaaagagaagGCTCAcccatgataaaagcatcaccgCAGTTTAACATTTGGGAGGCATCGAGGAAATTCGCTTCTTACAATGAGCTCCCAGATTCGCCGTTAGATCTGGTGAGAAAAAGAGAAGCCTTGCCATCAAGCGCCTTTCAAAAAAGAAACGAAAGAAATGAACATTTCGCAGACACAAAACAGAAAATGATAGCAAATGAACACGAAGAAGCATCGGTGAAAATAACCGATTATCCCGCAAGTCCTCGTCAAATTCAAAGGTGCGCAAGCGTCCCGGACATGAGGCAAACAATCCCAGAAGTCCCTGGTCGACCGGCTTCCGCGGAAGGAATAGGAAAGAGGTATGAATATGTTCTAGACGACGCATCCATAGAATGTGTCTCGAAAGAGAAATCCACGAAAGAATCTCCTACCGACCTGTCCAAGCCCAAAGAAGCCGCGAAACCAGAGGAGCTTGTAGAGAAACGATCGCTCGCAGAAGTTCATCCTGAAAACGACAAGAGACCGTCGTCTGCTGTGATGGAAGAATTCGGCAACCCACACGAGCTTTTCAAGCACCTTAATAAACCGGTTTATTTTTGTCGGTTCTGTGACATCATTTTTCTAAACCGAACGACATTTTATTTGCACAAAGGTCTCCACAACGTGAACAACCCATGGCAGTGCAACATGTGTGGACAGACATTTAGTGACGTGCACGATTTCTCAGCCCACGTCATACACCCATAA